One window from the genome of Macrobrachium rosenbergii isolate ZJJX-2024 chromosome 2, ASM4041242v1, whole genome shotgun sequence encodes:
- the LOC136843680 gene encoding uncharacterized protein: MFLDIGSQRSFISSWLARKLKLPVIKCVALNIAQFGSQVVKGKFDVVACRIHLGERVVPTKLVVHDNVNTPIHNIGPANLKNHLQEKGWEMAVVEIKGDVLKNVNLLIGADYFNYFVIGMDKIDGVSVFVTHNGIMPFGRVPQWALQGVNIAKVCTLRICRIVEPDPGKDVWWRLDMIGIVPHEHFMISERVAIDKVTESIQKIEQGCQVNLPFCRSDRPGNNYNIALTQLHLLERHFAKDESYCRDYEKVLQTYLEAAFIEEAQSTKVEGLLSPPFWH, translated from the coding sequence ATGTTTTTAGATATTGGCAGTCAACGCAGCTTTATTTCTAGTTGGCTGGCACGCAAATTAAAGTTACCTGTCATCAAGTGTGTGGCACTGAACATTGCACAATTTGGGTCTCAAGTAGTAAAGGGAAAGTTTGATGTAGTCGCGTGTCGTATCCATCTGGGAGAGAGGGTGGTCCCCACAAAGTTAGTAGTACACGACAATGTGAACACTCCAATCCACAACATCGGACCCGCCAACTTAAAGAATCATTTGCAAGAGAAGGGATGGGAAATGGCTGTTGTTGAAATTAAAGGAGATGTGTTGAAGAATGTAAACTTGTTGATTGGGgcagattattttaattactttgtaattGGTATGGATAAAATTGATGGGGTGAGTGTTTTTGTCACACATAATGGGATCATGCCTTTTGGGAGGGTACCTCAGTGGGCTTTGCAGGGAGTTAACATAGCTAAAGTTTGTACCTTGAGGATATGTAGAATAGTAGAACCTGACCCTGGTAAAGACGTCTGGTGGAGGTTGGACATGATAGGAATCGTGCCACATGAACACTTTATGATCTCAGAACGTGTTGCCATTGACAAAGTTACTGAAAGTATACAGAAAATCGAGCAAGGTTGCCAAGTTAATCTACCTTTCTGCAGGTCAGACAGACCAGGTAACAATTATAACATAGCCCTCACCCAATTGCATTTGTTAGAGAGACATTTCGCAAAAGATGAGAGTTACTGTAGGGATTATGAAAAAGTCCTTCAGACTTACTTAGAAGCTGCCTTCATAGAGGAAGCCCAGAGCACAAAGGTAGAGGGGCTACTATCTCCCCCATTTTGGcattaa